Below is a genomic region from Methanosphaera sp. ISO3-F5.
AGGATAACTTACTAAAACCAGATAATGAAAAAGCACGATTAATCAATCAATTGATGAGAGATTCTGTAGAAGTATTAGAAAATCATCCTGTTAACAAAAAAAGAGTTAGTGAAGGAAAATTGCCTGCTAATATGATTTGGTTATGGGGTCAAGGTGCTAAACCAGTTATAGGAAACTTCCCTGAAAGATATAATATGTCTGGTGCAACTATTACTGGTGTTGATTTATTAAAAGGAATCAGTAATTATATTGGATTGGATGTTATTGAAGTACCTGGAGCAACTGCTTATTTCGATACTAACTATGAAAATAAGGTTAATTATGCATTAGAATCATTGAAGACTCATGATGTTCAATATATTCATATTGAAGCACCTGATGAAGCAGGTCATGAAGGAAACTTGCCTGAAAAATTAAGGGCTATAGAAAATATAGATAGTATTATTCTAGGAAAATTATTAAAAGAATTACCGGGTATTGATGAAGAGTTTACTATTGCTGTTTTACCAGATCATCCAACACCTATTGATATTAAAACTCATACAATGACACCAGTTCCATTTGCTATATATAGTACTAGCATTAAAGAACCTGATGCCACTGAAGTATTTTCTGAAGATATGTCACAGGGTAAGTATGATACGATTATTGGTCATACTTTATTGGATGAAATGATTAAGATTAGTAAGGAATAATTACTATTTTTTTTACTATTCTTTGATTAAATCATTTATTAATTCTTTCCATATTTTTCTTTGCGTGTTTTGTCGATAGGCTGTTTTTATTAGTTTTAATGTTTTTTCGCCTTCTTCTGTTAGGCGGTATATTTTCACATCTTTCTTTTTATGAATTCCAGGGTAGAATTCTATTAATTTGTGTTCTGTCAGGGTCTTTAAAAGAGGATATATTTTGTTTGCTTTTGTTTCTTTCATTAATCCTACTTCTATTTGTGGCATAAAGAATTCATCAATCTTCTTCATTATTAAATAGCCATGCATATTTCTTTTAGATAGAAACCATAATATTAGAAATATTGTAAAAGCTTTACTGGCTCCTTTTACAAAAATGTTGTATTCGATGAGTTTATTCAATATATCTTCATCATATATTATATTATTATCTTTATCATTTTTTTCCATATTTTTTAATATATTTTTTTGTATATATAAAAATATTGATATTATTGTTATTTTTTTATTAATTTATTATATTTTTATTTATTTTTAACTTGTTTTATACTATATATTTTTATTCATTAAAATGTGATTTCCTAAATTTTTCATACTGGTAAATGTGATAAATCTAAATAGTATCAAATACAAACATTTTATTATAATTAATTTTTTTTTTAAAAAAATTACAAATATTTATATTAAAAAATAAACAAAGTATTAATTAATAATTATTATATTATTTAATAATATAGTAATTATATTGATAATTTTATAACATTTTAAGGGAAGAATGGTAAACTTGTCAAAATATATTGTAGTAACTGGTGGAGTAGTAAGTTCCATAGGAAAAGGAATAACTTCAGCATCAATAGGTAGAATATTAAGGTCTTATGGAGTAAATGTAACCGCAATAAAAATAGACCCATACCTAAACTGGGACTCCGGAACATTAAATCCATACCAACACGGAGAAGTATACGTAACAGATGACGGAATGGAATGTGACCTAGACTTAGGACATTACGAAAGGTTTCTAGACACAGAACTATCCGGAAAAGCAAACATCACAACAGGAAAAGTATACTCATCCGTCATAGAAAAAGAAAGAAAAGGAGAATATTTAGGATCCTGTGTACAAATAATACCACACATCACAGAAGAAATCAAAATAATGATACGTGATGTAGCCAAAAAAACAAAAGCAGAAGTAGTAATGGTTGAAGTTGGAGGAACCGTAGGAGACATAGAAAGTCAACCATTCATTGAAGCTGTAAGACAACTAAAAAACGAAGAAGGACATGAAAACTGTATGTTTGTACATGTAACCTATGTACCTTACCTAAAAGCAGCTAAAGAATTTAAAACAAAACCAACACAACACAGTACAAAAGAACTAAGAGGATTAGGAATAAACCCTGACATGATAGTATGCAGATCAGAACTATTACTAGATGACAACTTAAAAGAAAAAATAGCACACTTCTGTGACGTACCAAAAAATGCAGTCATAAATACACCTGATGCACATTCAATCTACGAAGTACCATTAACAATGTACTCCGAAAACGTTGGAAACATAGTTCTAGACCGCTTAGGAATGGAAAAACCAAACAAAGCAGACTTATATGAATGGAGCCAAATTGTAGAAGACTTAAAAATAGAATCACCAAAAGTAAAAATAGGTGTTGTAGGTAAATACATTGAACTAGAAGACGCATACATAAGTATCAGAGAAGCTCTAAAACATGCAGGTGCTGCAAACAAAGTTAAAGTTGAAATTGATTGGATAAAAGCAGATAATGATTTCAACATAGATTCTCTATCAAAATATGATGGATTATTAATTCCTGGAGGATTTGGAGAAAGAGGAATATCCGGAAAAATAGAATCTGTTAAATACGCAATAAACAATAAAATCCCAATCTTTGGTATATGCTTAGGATTACATGCAATGTCAATAGCAATAGCTCAACTAAATGGACATCCTGAAGCAAATAGTACCGAGTTTGATGAAGATTGTTCCTGTCCTGTGATTGATATGATGGAAGAACAGAAGAAAATTAACAACATGGGTGGAACTATGAGATTAGGAGCATATCCATGTAAAGTTAAAGAAGGAACTATTGCATATGAAGCATATAAAGATTCACAGGTATCTGAAAGACATAGACATAGATACGAAGTTAATAATGAGTATCGTGATTTATTAACTGATTTTGGTGCAGTAATTTCAGGAACTTCTCCTGATGATTTCTTAGTTGAAATGATTGAACTTAAAGATCATCCATGGTTCTTAGGATGTCAATTCCATCCAGAATTTAAATCAAGACCTAATGCTCCTCATCCAATATTCAAATCTTTCATTAAAGCAGCTAAAGACAATAAACAAGGCAAGTTTTAATTCTTTTCTTCCCTATTTTTTTTAGAAAGACATTATGAATTTGTATATAATTAAAATATTTGGAATAATTTTAGTAACTATGTGTTGTTTAATCGCAACATATACTGATGTCAAATATCAAATAATACCTAATAAATTAACATTTACAACAATCATTCTTGGTATTAGTTTAGTAAGTATTTATTTTTCTTTAGTTGGACATTTTAATCTTTTTTATTACATTTCAATATGTGCAGTATTTGTATTCTCATATATCTTATGGAAACTTGGAGTATGGGCTGGTGGTGATGTTAAATTATTTACTGCAGTATCTACATTGCTCATACCAGATTTTATGAATATATTGCCTAGTTATGTCATAAATGGTATTTCTTTACCGTTTAATATATTTTCTTTGAGAGTACCTGCGTTTTATGTAATGTTTAATAGTATACTGTCCATAATACCTGTTGTTCTAATATATGTGTCAATAATAATTATGAAAGATAAACCTTATTTAAAAGAAAAGTTCATCCAATCTTTTAATTTTAAAGATGTTTTATTAACAGTAAATTCATTAATCATATCTTATATGATAATTTCAGAATTAAATGTATATCATACTTTAATAAAAATAATATTTTTACTAATATTGTCTTATATCCTGTCAAAAATATTGAAATATAAAATAATACTGATAATATCCACAATATTAGTAATATCTCAGCAGATATTAACAGCTAATCTGATATTCTACTTAACTGAATTTATTATAATCACAGTATTAATTACGGTTAAAAATATTTATCATAAGAGCATAATACAGGATGCATTAACACAAAATATAGATATGAATTTATTAGAAGAAGGAATGATACTTCAATATCCATTATACTATAAAAATCAACAATATTACTTTGATAAAAGTAATTGGTATGATTTCAAAGATAAAGGAGAGTTAATATGTTCAAACAATGCATGTGGCTTAACAAATGTTGAAATAAAAAAATTAAAAAAGGTATATGTCAATTCAACAATATCTATAAAAAAAGGATTATCTTTTGCTCCATTTATATTAGCAGGATTAATAATTACATTATTGCTGGGAAATACGTATCAGCTTTCAATTTATTTGGTGGGGTTGATATAATTGGATAATAAAGGCCAAATAGCTTTGGAATATTTGTTAATATTTTTTATTTTATTGATTATATTGTCAATAATAACTATTCCCCTTTTATATGATGGTATTGAAGCTACAAATGATGTGACAAAGACGGTTAAGGTTAAAAGTTTTTTAACAGAACTTCAAAAGAATGTTAAATTAATATATTCATTGGGTGCTGGTTCCAAGAGAACTATAGGTGTTTATGTTCCAGCAGATATGGTTATTTATTATACTCTTCGTAGTGGAAGACATTATGTTTATACTAATTTGATGTTATCTGATGGTTCTAATAAGAGGGTAGAGTTAGAAATGCCGTGTAAAGTTTCGTTTAATAATAATAGTAATCATTATTATTCGAGTTTAAGAAAGCGTTGGTATTATAATGTGGAGGTTAGATGGATTGAATCAGCAAATGGTGAGAGGAGTATTAATATAATTTTTAAATGAATAAATTTTATTCTTCTTTTTTATTTGCTAATTCTTTTAATTCTTTGTACATAATTTTTCTGTCTTCTTCTGATCTGTTTTCATGGTATACTATTTCTTCTAATTCTTCTTGTCTTCTTATTATAGTGTTTAATATTTCGGTTATAGGGTCTGGTATTTTTCCGTGTTCTAAGTCACGTTTATGTTGGCTTTGTTTACGTATTGATTCTAATGTTCTTCCTGGTATACCTACTATTGTTGAATCTGGTGGTGCTGGTTTTGTTACTACTGATCCTGCGCCTATTTTACAGTCATCTCCTATTTCTATGTCTCCAAGTACTATTGCGTTGGTACCGATTACTACTCTGTCACCTATTGTTGGATGTCTTTTTTTTGCTTCTAGGCTTGTTCCTCCGAGTACTACTCCTTTGTATAGTAGAACATCATCTCCTACGATTGTTGTTTCTCCGATTACTACTCCCATTCCATGGTCTATGAAGAATCTTCTTCCGATTGTTGCTCCGGGGTGTATTTCTATTCCTGTGAGGAATCGGTTTATGTGGGAGATAAATCTTCCGATTAGTTTGTGATTTTTTTTCCAGAACCAGTGTGCGATTTTATGTAGCCATAGGGCGTGTAGGCCTGGATAGCAGAGTATGACTTCTATTGTGCTTTTTGCTGCAGGATCATTTGAGAAAACAGTGTTTATGTCTTCTTTTATTGTCTCAAACATTGTTTCAGTTCCTTTTTTGGTTTATGTTTTTTCTTTTTTCTTTATATACTTTTATTGTTCTTTTTATTTATTTTTTCTTGACAATATAATTATATAACTATAGTTATATTTATATATAATTATAACATATATTAATTTGTAGTCAAGAATATGATAAATTTATAATTTAACATTGTTATTTTATAAATCATTAAAAAATTATATCTAAAAATTTTAATATTATTATATTTCAAAATTTTAGAAAAATAAATAATTAAGTAAATAATTTCAAATTATAATAATCATTTATGATACAATAAAATATAACAATTGTTATACTTAATTTAATATCAAAACCCAATAAAATAAAAAAATCAAAAAAAATAAAAATAATAATAACAAAAACAAAAAAAGATAGGACGTGAAAAAACATGACAATAGAAAATATACCAATATTAAAAAAACCAATAGCAAACGACATAACAGAAACAATAGGAAACACACCACTAGTAAAAATAAACAAACTAACTGAAGGAATCGACGCAACAGTACTAGTAAAAGTAGAATCATTCAATCCAGTAAGCAGTGTAAAAGACAGAGTAGCAGTATCATTAATAGAAGACGCAGAAAAACAAGGAAAAATAAACAAAGATACAACAATCATCGAACCAACAAGTGGAAACACAGGAGTAGCACTAGCATTCGCAGCAGCAGCCAAAGGATACAAACTCAAAATAATACTACCAGAATCATTCTCAATAGAAAGAAGAAAACTAGTAAAAATATTCGGAGCAGACCTAGTACTAACACCAGCATCCGAAGGAATACCAGGAGCAATCAAAGAAGCAGAAAGACTAAACAAAGAAATAGAAAACTCAATAATACTACAACAATTCGAAAACCCAGCAAACCCAAAAATACATGAAATACTAACAGGAGAAGAAATCTACACAGACACAGACGGAAAAGTAGACATAGTAGTATCCGCAGCAGGAACAGGAGGAACAGCAACAGGAATAGCAAGAGCAATAAAACCAAAAAAAGAAAACTTCCAACTAATAGTAGTAGAAGCAGCATCATCACCAATAATCTCCAAAGGAGAAAAAGGACCACATAAAATACAAGGAATCAGCCCAGGATTTGTAGCAGACACATTAGACCTCGATGTAATAGATGAAGTAATAACAGTAGAAGACGAAGATGCAGGTAAAGGAACAATCAACTTAGCACAAAAAGAAGGAATCCTCGCAGGAATATCATCAGGAGCAGCAATACACGCAGCAATAGAAGTAGCAAAAAGACCAGAAAACAAAGGAAAAACTATAGTAGCAATATTACCAGATACTGGAGAAAGATATTTAAGCGTAGACTGGTTATCTGAAATATATTACGATTTAGATTAATAAATCTAAATTATTCCTCCTTTTTATTAAATTTAATATTAAATTTTCAAACATAATCACAAAAAACAACCATCACTACAAATTTATATAATAACTAATTTTTACATAAAAACCTATACAACTTTTTTAATATTTGAAAAAACAAACATATTAATATCTGAAATTCTTGAAGGATAAAAATATGATAAATGTAACAACTTTTTTAGATGCTAACGCTTGTAGATTAGATAAGCCAGTATATTATTCCATAGACAAAAACAAGAAATATACATCACGAGATATCTTAGGAATAATATCACACTTGGGAAGAACATTAAAAAAATTAGGAATAAAAAAACAAGACAGAGTAGTAATATACCTAGAAAACTCTCCAGAATACTTATTCTCCTTCTTAGCATTATGGAGAATAGGTGCAGTAGCAGTACCAACAAACAGAATATACACAATACCCGAACTAAAATATTACATAAAAGACTCAGGTGCAAAACTAATCATAACCGACCATGAAATAAATGAAATAGACATTCCATGTTACCAAATACCATTATTAGATGAATATACAAATGAAAAAATATTGGAAGCAGAAAACACATCATGGGACGATTTATGTCAATTACAATATACAAGCGGAACAACAGGCAAACCAAAAGGAGCAATGTTAACCCATGGAAACTGGTTTAGTGCAATACACAATGAATGTGACGTGCTAAAAATGAATCAGGACAGTGTCATGTTCTGCATTTACCCTATGGCACATGTCGGAATCTCATGGGCAATTTCAGCACTAAGAGCAGCAGCATTATGCATAACCAAAAACAGATACACATTCGAAGAATACCTTGACATTATATATGAAAACAGTGTAACTCATGCAACAGGAATGCCACCAGTAATACATTCAATAGTATCAAACCCAGAACTAGTATCTAACAAACTATACACAGTAAAATGCATAATATCTGGTGGAGGACCATTACACCAAGACACGTGGAAAAAATTCTATAAAAAATACGGAATACCCGTACTAAATGCTTATGGATCATCAGAAACAATAGTCATAGGAACAGGAACAGTCATACGACCAGAAGATTATGCCTCAGCAGATAAATATGAAAGTGTAGGACACCCCGTATGTTTCACAGAAATAAAAATTGTTGACACTGAAGATCCATCAAAAACATTAAAACAAAAAGAAACAGGAGAAATAGCACTACGTGGACCTTCCACCACAATCGGATACTGGAATAACCCACAAGCCAATAAGGAAACATTCACAGAAGACGGCTGGTACCTGTCCGGTGATATAGGATACATTGATGATGATCAAAGACTATTCATAACCGACCGTAAAAAAGACATGATAATAATGTCTGGATGGAAAATATACCCTACCGAAGTTGAAGAAGTATTAATAGCACATGACTCAGTAGATGAAATAGCAATATTCAGCATACCTCACGAACATCGCGGAGAAATACCAGCTGCTGCCGTAATATGGAAAGAAGAACCTGATGAAGAAGGATTACTAGAATATGCCCGACAAAACCTGGCAAGATATAAAATTCCTAGAAAAATTTTCACAGTAACAGAATTACCTCGAGTAAATAATTGGAAACTGCTAAGAAAAGACTTAAAAGAAAAATTATTATAACATTTAATAAAATTCTCCCCAAAAAAATATTTTGTTAAGATTAATATATTTAAATTATAAAAACTATAATAACTATTAGATATAACTAATTAATCAGAGTGTTTAATATGCATGGAAAGAATATAAGTGAGAATGTAGAAGAATATTTAGAAACCATTTACAAAAAAAGTCTCACAGATAACATGGCAAAGACAACAGAGATTTCAAAAGATTTAGGAATCGCTCCCGGCAGTGTAACACAAATGCTTAAGAAATTAGAAGAAGAAGGTTACGTAAATTACTACCAATACAAAGGAGTAAAATTAACAGATAAAGGTTATAAAATTGCAGAAAGTATAGTTCGTAAACATAGATTACTGGAAACATTCTTATACAACACATTAGGTATTGAAATGGAAGACCTACATGAACAAGCATGTGCAATGGAACATTCATTATCTGATGAAGCCGAAAGAAAATTATGCCAACTATTAGAATACCCAAATCAATGCCCAGATGATCATAATGTTATCCCAGTATGTGACTTGGACATAGCCACATGTTATGAATGTTCAAAAATGCAAAGCATTAAAGATATACCTAAAAGAATAGAAAACCTAATATCTGTAGGAAACATGGCTCCAAAAGAAGTTGGTACAATAAAATTTATCCGAGGAGACAATGACCAACTCAAGGAATTGCTCGATATAGGAATAACATTAGAAACTAAAATAACATTAATTAGTGCTGCACCATTAAATGGACCTGTAAAAATATTAGTTGAAGATAAAGAAGTACAAATTGATAAAGATGTATCCTATAATTTATTTGTAGTAATCGAATAATATATTAATTAAAAAAATAAAATATTAAAACAATAAATTATGGAGTGATATATATGGCAAAATATAAATGTATGTTATGTGGATGGGTATACGACTCAGAAAAAGGAGACGAAGCACACGGAATAGCACCAGGCACATCATTTGAAGATTTACCTGATGACTGGAAATGCCCATTATGTGGTGCAGGAAAAGACATGTTCCAAGCACAATAAGTTAAGTAATATAATTACTAACTTCCTTTTTTTTCTTAAAATAATCTTTCTAACACTATTTTTAATAAAATTTATCATTTTATAAAGTATTTTATTCTCAAATATTATTTTTTCTAAAAAATATAACTATTATATAACTTAGATTACATATAAGTAATTAATTATGATTTAATCATAAAATTTTGAAAAAAGTATAAGGTGGTGAAAACATGTTACTAGTTGAAGGAGTAGTTGGTGGAAAAAAATACAGAGAACCATTCTCAAAAGGAATCCTTTCAAAATCATTAGTAAGATCAGAAGTTGATCCAGACAAAGCATATGAAATAGCTTCTGAAGTAGAAGAATCAATCACAAACGATGGGACAACAGTAATTTCAGTTACTGATTTAATAAAAATAGTTAAAGAAAAACTAAAAGAAGACGACCCAGTATTAGCAAAAAAATATATAATATGGAAAGAAATAAGAAGATCTAAAGATCCATTAATAATACTTATAGGTGGAGCATCAGGGATAGGAACATCATCAATTTCTTTCGAATTAGCAAATAGGCTGGGAATAAAAAGTTTACTAAGTACTGATATGATACGTGAAGTAATGAGAAAAATGGTATCAAAACAGTTATGTCCAACACTATTTGAATCAAGTTACACAGCAGAAGAAGCATTAAAAACACCCGCACCACCAGAATTTGATAAAACATTACTCGGATTTAAAGATCATGTAGAAACAGTAAGTGTAGGATTAACCGGCGTAATAGAACGTTCAATAAAAGAAGGTATAAGCATAGTAATAGAAGGAGTGCATATAGTACCAGGATTTATTGATGAAGAACTATTAAACACACCAAACGTTTACATGTTTGTATTAGCATTATCCGATGAAGAAATACATAGAGGAAGATTCTACTCAAGATGTCGTCAATTATGGGCAAGAAGACCATTAAAAAGATACCTTAAAAACTTCACATCAATTAGAAAAACACATAATTACATAGTAAATGTTGCAGATAAACATGATGTACCAGTAATAGAAAATATTGATGTAACAACAACTATAGATGAAATAATAGAACACATCTTAGAAGTAAAACAACAAGAAAGATTAGAGAAAAAACAAAAATAATCTAATCCACATTTTTTTTAAATATATGTGCTGTGTGAAAACTAATTTTGCTATGCTAATTGCAAATAGTTTTATATGATGCATTGAACATAATCTCCTACAATATTCCATAGTTATGAACATGATTATAATAACTTTTTCTTAAAAACTTTAAAAAAGAATTCTTTGCACGCTTCAATAACACCTATTATTAATATAACAATTAAATTACATATAATCTCTTTTTCCAATATTTTTTAATTATTCGTTTATTAAATCTAATAAAGTATTTAAATATTAATTAATAATAAATATAAATTACTAAACGATTAACAATGGTGATGTAATTAATGATAAACAATAATTTAAAAAAGATTATATTACTACTATCACTCTGTTTTCTATTAATAGGAATAGTAAGTGCTACCAGTACCAATGACACTACAACAAAAACAAGTAATATGATTAAAGAGGAAAAAAATGTTGATACAAGCATAGCAAAAACAAATATCATCAATAAAAATGTGAACAAAGAAGTCAAAAAAGCACCTAAAAAAAATAATACAAAATTATCTATAAGTTTAAACCAATCAAAAGCAATATTGAATGATAAAGTCAAAGTAACAGTAACCTTAAAAGATAACAAGAACAAACCAATAAAAAATCAAAATATTTCAGTAAAAATTGGTACAAAAATATATACAAAAGTAACAAACAAGAACGGTAAAATAGTACTAAACTATAAAATAACAGATAATAATGTACTTGGAAAGAATATCACAGCAAAATATAAAGGAAACACAGTTTACATATCATCAAAAGCAACTAAACTACTAAAATCAAACGAAGCAACAATCTACAATAAAAAAATGAAACAAATAGCCACATATATTGACAAAATAGAAAAACTAGAAGATGCCATAGATATGGTGGAAGATCGGTTAGATGATAAACATATCTCATTTAACACAGCATATAAACAAATAAATTCTTATATTACAAGTTCAATAAATTATCTGAATAAAGCAATAACAACTTCAAACGATTTATACAAATATTTAACAGATAAAAACAGAAAAACATTCATAAACTTGAATAAAAATGAATTAAAAACAGTAAAATCAATAATGTTAGAACATCAGAAAATCTGGAAACAAACAAAATTATTTGTTGATGGAAAAATATCAGAAAAAACATTTAATTCACGATTATTCTCTTTGGATAATAAAATTGAGAATTATGATGATGCTCTTGATATCATCGAGTTTAAAATAAAAAATTTGTATCTTAAATATCCTAGTTTAATTAAAGGTGTTGAAAAATATTTTATTGATTAAATATAATATTTAATCTTTTCTTTTTTTTATTTATTAAATTATTATGTCTATTTTTTTGCTCTGAATTACTAGTTAACATTTCTAGTAATCTATCATTATTATTAAGTTTTTTTTAGAAAAAGAAAAAAATTATGGGAAAGATTTAAGCTTTCCATAATCCGTGAAGAGTACAGAATTCTCTTGCTTCTACTGAATCTGCTTCAGGGATT
It encodes:
- a CDS encoding cofactor-independent phosphoglycerate mutase → MKYVIVIADGMADEPLEQLNGKTPVVEANTPNMDFIAKNGYTGLTKNVPDGMTPGSDVANTSIMGFNPSMLKGRGPLEAPSVGVSLGDTDVAFRLNFINVKDGKINDFTADHISTEEAAQLIEALNDNFSEIGVFYPGVSYRNLFVIDDIEMEDLTSTPPHDVVGQPFEDNLLKPDNEKARLINQLMRDSVEVLENHPVNKKRVSEGKLPANMIWLWGQGAKPVIGNFPERYNMSGATITGVDLLKGISNYIGLDVIEVPGATAYFDTNYENKVNYALESLKTHDVQYIHIEAPDEAGHEGNLPEKLRAIENIDSIILGKLLKELPGIDEEFTIAVLPDHPTPIDIKTHTMTPVPFAIYSTSIKEPDATEVFSEDMSQGKYDTIIGHTLLDEMIKISKE
- a CDS encoding PadR family transcriptional regulator is translated as MEKNDKDNNIIYDEDILNKLIEYNIFVKGASKAFTIFLILWFLSKRNMHGYLIMKKIDEFFMPQIEVGLMKETKANKIYPLLKTLTEHKLIEFYPGIHKKKDVKIYRLTEEGEKTLKLIKTAYRQNTQRKIWKELINDLIKE
- a CDS encoding CTP synthase; this encodes MVNLSKYIVVTGGVVSSIGKGITSASIGRILRSYGVNVTAIKIDPYLNWDSGTLNPYQHGEVYVTDDGMECDLDLGHYERFLDTELSGKANITTGKVYSSVIEKERKGEYLGSCVQIIPHITEEIKIMIRDVAKKTKAEVVMVEVGGTVGDIESQPFIEAVRQLKNEEGHENCMFVHVTYVPYLKAAKEFKTKPTQHSTKELRGLGINPDMIVCRSELLLDDNLKEKIAHFCDVPKNAVINTPDAHSIYEVPLTMYSENVGNIVLDRLGMEKPNKADLYEWSQIVEDLKIESPKVKIGVVGKYIELEDAYISIREALKHAGAANKVKVEIDWIKADNDFNIDSLSKYDGLLIPGGFGERGISGKIESVKYAINNKIPIFGICLGLHAMSIAIAQLNGHPEANSTEFDEDCSCPVIDMMEEQKKINNMGGTMRLGAYPCKVKEGTIAYEAYKDSQVSERHRHRYEVNNEYRDLLTDFGAVISGTSPDDFLVEMIELKDHPWFLGCQFHPEFKSRPNAPHPIFKSFIKAAKDNKQGKF
- a CDS encoding prepilin peptidase, translated to MYIIKIFGIILVTMCCLIATYTDVKYQIIPNKLTFTTIILGISLVSIYFSLVGHFNLFYYISICAVFVFSYILWKLGVWAGGDVKLFTAVSTLLIPDFMNILPSYVINGISLPFNIFSLRVPAFYVMFNSILSIIPVVLIYVSIIIMKDKPYLKEKFIQSFNFKDVLLTVNSLIISYMIISELNVYHTLIKIIFLLILSYILSKILKYKIILIISTILVISQQILTANLIFYLTEFIIITVLITVKNIYHKSIIQDALTQNIDMNLLEEGMILQYPLYYKNQQYYFDKSNWYDFKDKGELICSNNACGLTNVEIKKLKKVYVNSTISIKKGLSFAPFILAGLIITLLLGNTYQLSIYLVGLI
- a CDS encoding class III signal peptide-containing protein, producing MDNKGQIALEYLLIFFILLIILSIITIPLLYDGIEATNDVTKTVKVKSFLTELQKNVKLIYSLGAGSKRTIGVYVPADMVIYYTLRSGRHYVYTNLMLSDGSNKRVELEMPCKVSFNNNSNHYYSSLRKRWYYNVEVRWIESANGERSINIIFK
- the cysE gene encoding serine O-acetyltransferase, giving the protein MFETIKEDINTVFSNDPAAKSTIEVILCYPGLHALWLHKIAHWFWKKNHKLIGRFISHINRFLTGIEIHPGATIGRRFFIDHGMGVVIGETTIVGDDVLLYKGVVLGGTSLEAKKRHPTIGDRVVIGTNAIVLGDIEIGDDCKIGAGSVVTKPAPPDSTIVGIPGRTLESIRKQSQHKRDLEHGKIPDPITEILNTIIRRQEELEEIVYHENRSEEDRKIMYKELKELANKKEE
- the cysK gene encoding cysteine synthase A, encoding MENIPILKKPIANDITETIGNTPLVKINKLTEGIDATVLVKVESFNPVSSVKDRVAVSLIEDAEKQGKINKDTTIIEPTSGNTGVALAFAAAAKGYKLKIILPESFSIERRKLVKIFGADLVLTPASEGIPGAIKEAERLNKEIENSIILQQFENPANPKIHEILTGEEIYTDTDGKVDIVVSAAGTGGTATGIARAIKPKKENFQLIVVEAASSPIISKGEKGPHKIQGISPGFVADTLDLDVIDEVITVEDEDAGKGTINLAQKEGILAGISSGAAIHAAIEVAKRPENKGKTIVAILPDTGERYLSVDWLSEIYYDLD
- a CDS encoding class I adenylate-forming enzyme family protein, whose product is MINVTTFLDANACRLDKPVYYSIDKNKKYTSRDILGIISHLGRTLKKLGIKKQDRVVIYLENSPEYLFSFLALWRIGAVAVPTNRIYTIPELKYYIKDSGAKLIITDHEINEIDIPCYQIPLLDEYTNEKILEAENTSWDDLCQLQYTSGTTGKPKGAMLTHGNWFSAIHNECDVLKMNQDSVMFCIYPMAHVGISWAISALRAAALCITKNRYTFEEYLDIIYENSVTHATGMPPVIHSIVSNPELVSNKLYTVKCIISGGGPLHQDTWKKFYKKYGIPVLNAYGSSETIVIGTGTVIRPEDYASADKYESVGHPVCFTEIKIVDTEDPSKTLKQKETGEIALRGPSTTIGYWNNPQANKETFTEDGWYLSGDIGYIDDDQRLFITDRKKDMIIMSGWKIYPTEVEEVLIAHDSVDEIAIFSIPHEHRGEIPAAAVIWKEEPDEEGLLEYARQNLARYKIPRKIFTVTELPRVNNWKLLRKDLKEKLL
- a CDS encoding metal-dependent transcriptional regulator; translated protein: MHGKNISENVEEYLETIYKKSLTDNMAKTTEISKDLGIAPGSVTQMLKKLEEEGYVNYYQYKGVKLTDKGYKIAESIVRKHRLLETFLYNTLGIEMEDLHEQACAMEHSLSDEAERKLCQLLEYPNQCPDDHNVIPVCDLDIATCYECSKMQSIKDIPKRIENLISVGNMAPKEVGTIKFIRGDNDQLKELLDIGITLETKITLISAAPLNGPVKILVEDKEVQIDKDVSYNLFVVIE
- the rd gene encoding rubredoxin, with protein sequence MAKYKCMLCGWVYDSEKGDEAHGIAPGTSFEDLPDDWKCPLCGAGKDMFQAQ
- a CDS encoding 2-phosphoglycerate kinase; protein product: MLLVEGVVGGKKYREPFSKGILSKSLVRSEVDPDKAYEIASEVEESITNDGTTVISVTDLIKIVKEKLKEDDPVLAKKYIIWKEIRRSKDPLIILIGGASGIGTSSISFELANRLGIKSLLSTDMIREVMRKMVSKQLCPTLFESSYTAEEALKTPAPPEFDKTLLGFKDHVETVSVGLTGVIERSIKEGISIVIEGVHIVPGFIDEELLNTPNVYMFVLALSDEEIHRGRFYSRCRQLWARRPLKRYLKNFTSIRKTHNYIVNVADKHDVPVIENIDVTTTIDEIIEHILEVKQQERLEKKQK